The following are from one region of the Thermodesulfobacteriota bacterium genome:
- a CDS encoding 4Fe-4S dicluster domain-containing protein: MGKVLAITPEKCTGCRLCELVCSVYHDGVSNPARSRIKVVKWEAEGIYIPMSCQQCQDAPCMIVCPVKAIYRDEALARVMVNHDICIGCRSCVAVCPFGAMGFNVIDRKNFKCDLCDGDPQCVRFCDMKAVDYVDANRVALNKKRAAAEKITAAQRQAIALESASH; this comes from the coding sequence ATGGGTAAAGTTCTTGCAATCACCCCTGAAAAATGCACGGGCTGCAGGCTCTGCGAACTGGTCTGTTCCGTTTATCACGATGGCGTCTCCAACCCGGCCCGAAGCCGCATCAAGGTCGTCAAATGGGAGGCGGAGGGAATCTATATCCCGATGTCCTGCCAGCAATGTCAGGATGCCCCCTGTATGATCGTCTGTCCGGTGAAGGCCATTTACCGGGATGAGGCCTTAGCACGGGTGATGGTGAACCACGACATCTGCATCGGTTGCCGGTCCTGCGTGGCCGTCTGTCCCTTCGGTGCGATGGGATTCAACGTCATCGACCGGAAGAATTTCAAGTGCGATCTCTGTGATGGCGATCCCCAGTGTGTCCGCTTCTGCGACATGAAGGCGGTGGACTATGTGGATGCCAATCGCGTCGCTTTGAATAAGAAGAGGGCGGCTGCGGAAAAGATCACGGCCGCTCAGAGACAGGCCATTGCCCTTGAATCGGCCTCCCATTGA
- a CDS encoding aldehyde ferredoxin oxidoreductase family protein, giving the protein MPLDRKIAYIDLSTGKIDIRPIPIEVRKKFLGGRGLDAYLLYNHTEKNVDPLGPKNTLIVSGGLLTATLASATARCHVMAKSPLGGMLGSCNMGGFFTPELAWAGFHHLVIKGKAEKPVYLWIHNGKIEIRDAKNLWGKTVTDTQWAIREELGDEDIKSLVIGPAGENLVRYANVMTGIKNSGGRTGMGAVMGSKNLKAIAARGTMDIKIAHPREALEFNKRFIDQITSAKVNQTQGTLGTPFIWGATNSWGGIRTRNFQYNQMLYCDEIEPESIDENSTKTIGPYHMTGCFGCQVHCRAKYKIPTGPFAGVYDEGPEYTSQGAFCSEPDIPNLETLLVANHLVNQWGVDNLEIGSLISWAMELYELGILTDKETDGLELRFGSSEALLEMIERIVFRKGWLGDTLAEGGIIASERIGKNSFDYLIQVKGVSNLHSDERATPALALNIATASRGSDHLRSRPAIDLYHLPVEVLRKIYSTPVPYDGPLSSEHTEYIGKPWQVFWHENCYMAVDCLGICKYHTTFLGATLPNFEDWAKVIYYNTGLEFTPRELWEIAERCNMMERLFNLREGLKREDPYRGDMLNHRYFDEPTRRGAPDVVGRVIDKEKFRKMIDEFYEYKGLDKDGVPKPETLKRLGLDKEPSHLL; this is encoded by the coding sequence ATGCCCTTGGATAGAAAAATTGCCTATATCGACCTTTCAACCGGTAAGATCGACATCCGGCCCATTCCGATCGAGGTTCGGAAGAAGTTCCTCGGAGGCAGGGGTCTGGATGCCTATCTCCTTTACAATCATACCGAAAAGAACGTAGACCCCCTCGGCCCCAAAAACACCCTCATCGTGAGCGGTGGGCTGCTGACGGCCACGTTGGCCTCGGCGACCGCCCGGTGCCACGTCATGGCCAAATCGCCCTTGGGAGGGATGTTAGGCAGCTGCAACATGGGCGGGTTCTTCACGCCCGAGCTGGCCTGGGCAGGATTCCATCACCTCGTCATCAAGGGGAAGGCCGAGAAACCCGTCTATCTCTGGATCCACAACGGAAAGATCGAGATCCGCGATGCCAAGAACCTCTGGGGAAAGACTGTCACCGACACCCAGTGGGCCATCCGGGAGGAGCTGGGGGACGAGGATATCAAGAGCCTGGTCATCGGACCGGCGGGCGAGAATCTGGTGCGGTATGCCAACGTGATGACGGGCATCAAAAACTCCGGCGGTCGAACCGGCATGGGAGCGGTGATGGGTTCGAAGAATCTGAAGGCCATCGCTGCAAGGGGGACGATGGACATCAAAATCGCCCATCCCCGGGAGGCCCTGGAGTTCAATAAGCGGTTTATCGACCAGATCACGAGCGCCAAGGTGAACCAGACCCAGGGGACGCTCGGCACGCCCTTCATCTGGGGGGCCACCAACTCCTGGGGAGGGATCCGTACCCGAAACTTCCAGTACAACCAGATGCTCTACTGCGATGAGATCGAGCCGGAGTCGATTGACGAAAACTCCACCAAAACGATCGGCCCCTATCACATGACCGGTTGTTTTGGCTGTCAGGTCCATTGCCGCGCCAAGTATAAAATCCCCACAGGGCCGTTTGCCGGCGTCTATGACGAGGGCCCGGAGTACACCTCGCAGGGGGCCTTCTGCTCCGAGCCCGATATTCCAAACCTCGAAACGCTCCTCGTGGCGAACCACCTGGTCAACCAGTGGGGCGTGGACAACCTCGAGATCGGGAGTTTGATCTCATGGGCCATGGAGCTTTACGAGCTGGGCATCCTCACCGATAAAGAGACCGATGGCCTCGAATTGCGCTTCGGAAGCAGCGAGGCACTCCTGGAGATGATCGAGCGAATCGTCTTCAGGAAGGGTTGGCTGGGGGACACCTTGGCCGAAGGCGGGATCATCGCCTCCGAGCGAATCGGGAAGAATTCCTTCGACTACCTGATCCAGGTGAAGGGGGTGAGCAACCTTCATTCCGACGAACGAGCCACTCCAGCACTGGCATTGAACATCGCCACGGCCTCCCGAGGATCCGACCACCTGAGAAGCCGGCCTGCGATCGACCTCTACCACCTGCCCGTGGAGGTGTTGAGGAAGATCTACAGCACCCCGGTTCCCTACGATGGCCCCTTAAGCTCGGAACATACCGAATACATCGGCAAACCCTGGCAGGTCTTCTGGCACGAAAACTGTTATATGGCCGTCGATTGTCTCGGGATCTGCAAGTACCATACGACCTTCTTGGGGGCAACCCTTCCCAACTTCGAAGATTGGGCCAAGGTCATTTACTATAATACCGGATTGGAATTCACCCCCCGCGAGCTCTGGGAGATCGCCGAGCGGTGCAATATGATGGAGCGCCTTTTCAACCTCCGGGAGGGCTTGAAGAGGGAAGATCCCTACCGGGGCGATATGCTCAACCACCGGTATTTCGACGAGCCCACCCGGCGGGGCGCCCCGGATGTGGTGGGCCGGGTGATCGATAAAGAGAAGTTTCGCAAGATGATCGATGAATTCTACGAATACAAAGGCCTTGACAAGGATGGAGTTCCCAAGCCCGAAACGCTCAAGCGATTGGGCCTGGATAAGGAACCTTCTCATCTGCTTTAA
- a CDS encoding IBR domain-containing protein, which produces MEEKEGLSTAESLRKTRTYGMVRCHNPSCMGRLQPAPGAKTVKCPTCGSEFRVAWVKEGFPRIRGPVWDVNKRLAEEAFERKMKEEKKDALG; this is translated from the coding sequence ATGGAGGAGAAGGAAGGACTTTCAACAGCCGAGAGCCTACGGAAAACCCGGACCTATGGAATGGTGAGGTGCCACAATCCCAGCTGCATGGGGAGGCTTCAGCCCGCGCCCGGTGCGAAGACGGTGAAGTGCCCGACCTGTGGGAGTGAATTCCGGGTGGCCTGGGTCAAGGAGGGTTTTCCCCGCATCCGGGGTCCTGTCTGGGACGTGAACAAGCGGCTTGCAGAGGAAGCGTTCGAAAGAAAGATGAAGGAGGAGAAGAAAGATGCCCTTGGATAG